A window from Cryptomeria japonica chromosome 1, Sugi_1.0, whole genome shotgun sequence encodes these proteins:
- the LOC131075734 gene encoding uncharacterized protein LOC131075734: MSAEVIRSFFPILLPQAESNSHVAPLINALFPKYIQKMCPVPAIHLQGNFELKWPTVAVACIAGGLLSLLAGGRMICRSASKKGFFTWGFALFWYGIMCLGGLFYHCIKPSVVFRNVDVIATACSSISVVAGSILADDTALSQRLPLLVIYVSTAVAAIGGVELVPEFLYLGPTAVAFVAAAWFIWRVFTGNGVKWCEDMAVKWWCALAAGGAIVGLGSVVCDKWLCLMLGSNFLLYFFVGCNIALFGLCQIVIELQNSAREDKHS; encoded by the exons ATGTCCGCCGAAGTCATCAGGAGCTTTTTTCCAATTCTCCTCCCGCAGGCCGAATCGAATTCCCACGTCGCTCCTCTAATCAACGCCCTATTTCCCAAATACATACAAAAGATGTGCCCTGTGCCCGCAATTCATCTTCAG GGAAACTTCGAGTTGAAATGGCCGACGGTAGCCGTAGCCTGCATAGCCGGCGGTTTATTATCCCTCCTAGCCGGCGGTCGCATGATTTGCCGCTCCGCTTCAAAAAAGGGCTTCTTTACCTGGGGTTTCGCGCTGTTCTGGTACGGCATCATGTGCCTGGGCGGGCTTTTTTATCACTGTATTAAACCCTCGGTAGTTTTCCGTAACGTGGACGTCATCGCAACGGCTTGCTCATCGATATCAGTGGTCGCGGGATCGATTCTCGCTGACGACACCGCCCTTTCACAGCGGCTTCCATTGCTTGTGATCTACGTTTCCACGGCAGTCGCAGCCATTGGCGGTGTAGAGCTGGTGCCCGAGTTTCTGTACCTGGGCCCCACTGCTGTTGCATTTGTGGCAGCAGCGTGGTTTATATGGAGGGTTTTTACAGGCAATGGTGTTAAATGGTGTGAAGATATGGCGGTGAAATGGTGGTGCGCTTTGGCGGCGGGCGGTGCGATTGTGGGTTTGGGAAGCGTGGTGTGTGATAAATGGCTGTGTCTTATGTTGGGCTCCAATTTCCTGCTTTACTTTTTCGTGGGATGCAATATTGCCCTTTTTGGTCTCTGTCAAATCGTGATTGAGTTGCAGAATTCGGCCCGTGAGGACAAACATTCGTAA